A DNA window from Hydra vulgaris chromosome 13, alternate assembly HydraT2T_AEP contains the following coding sequences:
- the LOC100210997 gene encoding uncharacterized protein LOC100210997 isoform X2, whose product MTSPNILFVPRSLNYKTGSTKLKTKNVQYVTLPPQNNRQTEIKVSSFQNATLLEDNCPPAVPNTPNDEVKKLSSEQRWPDIDEPVCVVCGKYGEYICDKTDEDICSLECKYKHLNCNIVDDLIASNEFNELSFASFYESRVKYKLHPVVASMASEKLNFIRDKFEIKVKGLHKAPILLEFRDFNFPTQLFKNLEENNYKIPTPVQMQVVPLCMLGHDVLVSAATSSGKTASFLLPIIWAVHECVGLLPRSHNYCSKPIALVIAPTRELCIQIEEQAKALSKSIPNFSTALLIGGNPLPIQLHRLKHKIQLVIGTPGRLNDILQNHKDYLCFDQIKIVAIDEVDVMLHMGFENQIKSIIDAVPWKPQMMMFSATIPLAIETLAQSMMENPVMVSVGISGLPNAHVKQLVLWVEEASKRKKLFTILNDSKYFTPPMLIFVESKKGADLLCDALTQKFSLKCESMHSDKTQSERTLIVNNFLTGSFDILVSTNILGRGIDLPNVRQVLLFDFPNSIEEYVHQVGRAGQLHSYGLSIAFINNSNKHIFLDLKELFETTKGNLPFEILSSPYLQTLRETRIKLYKEGKLKRKHGIDEDLNSQNLLQILTKSCKR is encoded by the exons GGAGCACAAAGTTAAAAACGAAAAATGTTCAATATGTTACATTGCCTCCTCAAAACAATAGACAAACAGAAATCAAAGTTTCTAGTTTTCAAAATGCAACTCTTTTGGAAGATAATTGTCCTCCTGCGGTACCAAATACCCCAAATGacgaggtaaaaaaattaagttctgAACAAAGATGGCCTGATATTGATGAACCTGTATGTGTTGTTTGTGGAAAATATGGTGAGTATATATGTGATAAAACAGATGAAGATATATGCAGTCTAGAGTGTAaatacaaacatttaaattgtaACATTGTTGATGATTTAATAGCTAGCAACGAATTTAATGAACTCTCTTTTGCCTCATTTTATGAGTCTAGAGTCAAGTATAAATTACATCCAGTAGTAGCATCTATGGCTtctgaaaaacttaattttattagagataagtttgaaattaaagttaaagGTCTACACAAAGCTCCAATATTGTTGGAATTTCGTGATTTTAATTTCCCTACTCAACTTTTCAAGAATCTAGaagaaaataactataaaattccTACACCAGTCCAAATGCAAGTTGTTCCACTGTGTATGCTTGGTCATGATGTGTTAGTTTCAGCAGCAACTAGTAGTGGAAAAACAGCAAGTTTTTTACTGCCAATTATATGGGCTGTTCATGAATGTGtag GTTTGCTTCCAAGGTCACACAACTACTGCAGTAAACCAATAGCTCTTGTTATAGCTCCTACTAGGGAACTTTGCATTCAAATAGAAGAACAAGCAAAAGCACTTTCTAAGTCTATACCAAATTTTTCAACAGCATTGCTTATTGGTGGGAATCCTCTTCCGATTCAATTGCACag ATTAAAACACAAGATTCAGCTAGTGATTGGCACTCCTGGAAGACTCAATGATATTCTGCAAAACCATAAAGATTATTTATGCTTTgatcaaataaaaatagttgCTATAGACGAGGTAGATGTTATGCTACACATGGGATTTGAAAATCAg attaaatCCATTATTGATGCTGTTCCTTGGAAACCGCAAATGATGATGTTTTCTGCTACAATCCCTCTGGCTATTGAAACATTAGCTCAAAGTATGATGGAAAATCCAGTTATGGTCTCAGTTGGAATATCTGGACTTCCAAATGCACATGTTAAACAACTGGTTTTGTGGGTAGAAGAAGcctcaaaaagaaaaaaattgtttacaattttaaatgacTCAAAGTACTTTACCCCACCTATGCTGATATTTGTTGAATCAAAGAAAGGTGCAGATTTACTCTGTGATGCTTTGACTCag aaattttccTTAAAGTGTGAATCCATGCATTCAGATAAAACACAATCAGAGCGAACTTTGatagtaaacaattttttaactggGTCATTTGACATTCTTGTATCCACCAATATCTTAGGTCGTGGAATAGATCTTCCAAATGTGAGACAG GTACTATTGTTTGATTTCCCAAATTCTATTGAAGAATATGTTCACCAAGTAGGGAGAGCTGGACAATTGCATTCTTATGGCTTGTCGATTGCCTTTattaataattctaataaacatattttccttgatctaaaagaactttttgaaacaacAAAAGGCAATTTACCTTTTGAAATATTAAGTTCACCTTATTTGCAAACTTTGAGAGAAACTCGAATAAAGTTGTATAAAGAAGGAAAGTTAAAAAGAAAGCATGGAATTGATGAAGACCTTAATTCACagaatttattacaaatattgaCCAAGTCTTGCAAAAGATAA